One Pseudonocardia abyssalis DNA segment encodes these proteins:
- a CDS encoding 8-amino-7-oxononanoate synthase, with amino-acid sequence MVDHPLAWLDAHADARRAAGLRRELRPRPAGEPGIDLAGNDYLGLTSDPRVVAGGIEALRTWGAGSTGSRLVTGTTALHAELERELAAFCGVESALVFSSGYAANLGALTALSGPGSLIVSDVANHASLVDACRLSRARIVVADGPAAVDAALAARTESRALVVTDSVNSVDGGLAPLRALHEVSRARGALLVVDEAHGLGVCGPGGRGLLAGVGLAGADDVVATVTLSKALGSQGGAVLGPAAVTAHLVDTARSFIFDTGLAPACVGSALAALRVLAATPSLPGAVLRAAADLAAAAGVPVPESSVVSVVLGEPERALAAARRCAELGVRVGCFRPPSVPVGTSRLRLTARATLTGDELAHVRAVLAEVLAPAAAR; translated from the coding sequence GTGGTTGACCACCCCCTCGCCTGGCTCGACGCCCACGCCGACGCCCGTCGCGCCGCCGGACTGCGCCGGGAGCTGCGCCCGCGCCCGGCCGGTGAGCCCGGCATCGACCTCGCCGGCAACGACTACCTCGGGTTGACCTCCGACCCGCGGGTCGTCGCCGGTGGCATCGAGGCCCTGCGGACGTGGGGGGCGGGCTCGACGGGGTCACGGCTGGTCACGGGCACGACCGCGCTGCACGCGGAGCTGGAGCGTGAGCTCGCGGCGTTCTGCGGCGTCGAGTCGGCTCTCGTGTTCTCCTCGGGCTACGCGGCGAACCTCGGCGCGCTCACCGCGCTGTCCGGGCCGGGCTCACTGATCGTCTCCGACGTCGCCAACCACGCGTCGCTCGTCGACGCCTGCCGGTTGTCCCGGGCGCGGATCGTCGTGGCGGACGGTCCCGCCGCCGTCGACGCGGCCCTCGCCGCGCGCACCGAGTCCCGCGCGCTCGTCGTCACCGACAGCGTGAACAGCGTCGACGGCGGGCTGGCCCCGCTCCGGGCCCTGCACGAGGTCAGCCGGGCGAGAGGGGCGCTCCTCGTCGTCGACGAGGCCCACGGGCTGGGCGTCTGCGGGCCGGGTGGGCGCGGGCTGCTGGCCGGCGTCGGGCTGGCGGGGGCGGACGACGTCGTGGCCACCGTGACGCTGTCGAAGGCGCTGGGGAGCCAGGGCGGGGCGGTGCTCGGGCCCGCCGCGGTCACCGCGCACCTCGTCGACACCGCGCGCTCGTTCATCTTCGACACCGGCCTCGCGCCCGCCTGCGTCGGCTCCGCCCTCGCGGCCCTGCGAGTGCTGGCGGCCACCCCGTCCCTGCCCGGGGCGGTGCTGCGCGCCGCCGCCGACCTCGCCGCCGCCGCCGGGGTGCCGGTGCCGGAGTCGTCGGTGGTGTCGGTGGTGCTGGGCGAGCCGGAGCGGGCGCTCGCCGCCGCACGGCGGTGCGCGGAGCTGGGTGTGCGGGTCGGTTGCTTCCGCCCGCCGTCGGTCCCGGTGGGGACGAGCCGGCTGCGGCTGACGGCGCGGGCGACGCTGACCGGCGACGAGCTCGCGCACGTCCGTGCGGTGCTGGCCGAGGTGCTGGCGCCTGCGGCGGCGCGATGA